In one Bactrocera tryoni isolate S06 chromosome 5, CSIRO_BtryS06_freeze2, whole genome shotgun sequence genomic region, the following are encoded:
- the LOC120776584 gene encoding adrenodoxin-like protein 1, mitochondrial, with protein MIRLMLRQFRNISHNYPPIKLLPSSRWMHTTNTLLHGEYEWQDPKSDDEIVRVTYIDKDGKRTEVKGKVGDNVLYLAHRYGIEMEGACEASLACTTCHVYVIGNHFDQLPEADEKEDDLLDMAPFLRENSRLGCQIVLTKELDGLQLQLPSATRNFYVDGHKPKPH; from the exons atgatCCGTTTAATGTTGCGGCAATTTAGGAATATCTCACATAATTATCCACCCATTAAACTGCTGCCATCATCGCGATGGATGCATACAACCAATA CACTTCTCCATGGTGAATATGAATGGCAAGACCCCAAATCAGACGACGAAAT TGTTCGTGTTACGTACATCGACAAAGATGGTAAACGCACTGAAGTCAAAGGAAAAGTTGGTGATAATGTTCTCTACTTAGCACATCGTTATGGAATCGAAATGGAAG GCGCTTGTGAAGCATCATTGGCCTGCACAACTTGTCATGTGTATGTAATCGGAAATCATTTCGATCAATTGCCGGAAGCGGACGAAAAAGAAGACGACTTATTGGATATGGCGCCCTTCTTACGAGAAAATTCACGTCTAGGTTGTCAAATAGTATTAACAAAGGAATTGGATGGTTTACAATTGCAGTTGCCCAGCGCAACACGAAATTTCTATGTGGATGGCCACAAACCCAAGCCACATTGA
- the LOC120776581 gene encoding N-acetylgalactosaminyltransferase 6-like: MRRRNVKWILKAAILLILSFILFLLITSWISSSPYRNKLPILTSNRAENLRAHKKNSEEYVRNGAEREVDAPKLPRLNNDVDRENRQLLMPNNLKKDWHDILAMERDQKRVGLGEGGVRAALNDESQKDLEQKMSLENGFNALLSDSISVNRSLPDIRYEGCKHKKYLVKLPSVSIIIPFYNEHLGVLMRSVHSLVNRSPPELLKEIILVDDFSDREYLFEQLEQYVAENFPKVQIVRLKERTGLIGARMAGARHATADVLIFLDSHIEANYNWLPPLLEPIAKNKRISVCPFIDVIDHSNFEYRAQDEGARGAFDWEFYYKRLPLLPEDLEDRTKPFRSPVMAGGLFAISSEFFWELGGYDEGLDIWGGEQYELSFKIWMCGGELLDAPCSRVGHIYRGPRTSQPSPRKSDYLHKNYKRVAEVWMDEYKTYLYDHGQGVYENIDPGDLSQQKAIREKLKCKSFKWFMEAVAFDLPKKYPPVEPPDYAFGAIQSVAEPTLCVDTMGKPRHSKIGLYPCAPNLKKPQRNQNWALSWHKDLRLRFKTDCLDVQQQPPNAPVWLWDCHGMGGNQFWYYDRAEKWLIAGKGSERCLQAAPSKRAIYINRCDSDDPYMKWNFGNVNNTALDLFFVQAPNNA; the protein is encoded by the exons ATGCGTCGTCGAAATGTAAAATGGATTTTAAAAGCAGCAATATTGCTGATCTTATCATTCATTTTATTCCTTTTGATCACGAGTTGGATATCTTCAAGCCCCTATAGAAATAAATTGCCCATTTTGACGTCAAACCGTGCCGAAAATTTGCGtgcacataaaaaaaattctgaggaatatgtgcGCAATGGAGCAGAACGCGAAGTTGACGCACCAAAACTGCCACGATTGAATAATGATGTGGATAGAGAAAATCGTCAATTGTTGATGCCAAATAATCTCAAAAAAGATTGGCATGATATTTTGGCTATGGAACGCGATCAGAAACGAGTTGGACTCGGTGAAGGCGGCGTAAGAGCTGCACTAAACGATGAATCGCAAAAGGATTTGGAGCAAAAGATGTCTTTAGAAAATGGTTTCAATGCGTTACTTTCCGATTCCATCTCTGTAAATCGTTCATTACCTGATATTCGTTATGAAGG ATGTAAACATAAGAAATATCTTGTTAAACTACCTTCAGTGAGCATCATAATTCCATTCTACAACGAGCATTTGGGTGTACTTATGCGTTCTGTGCATAGTCTTGTAAATCGTTCGCCGCCAGAGTTGTTAAAGGAAATCATTCTAGTGGATGATTTTAGTGATCGCGAGTACTTATTCGAACAACTCGAACAATATGTGGCCGAAAACTTTCCCAAGGTACAAATCGTACGTTTGAAAGAACGTACCGGACTGATTGGTGCGCGCATGGCTGGTGCACGCCACGCTACTGCAGATGTACTTATCTTTTTGGACTCGCACATTGAGGCAAACTATAATTGGCTGCCACCGTTGTTGGAGCCGatcgcaaaaaacaaaagaatctCGGTTTGCCCCTTCATCGACGTTATTGATCACAGTAATTTTGAGTACAGAGCTCAAGATGAAGGTGCACGTGGCGCTTTCGATTGGGAGTTTTATTACAAACGTTTACCATTGTTACCGGAAGATTTGGAGGATAGAACTAAACCATTTAGAAGTCCCGTTATGGCTGGTGGTCTGTTTGCTATATCAAGTGAATTCTTTTGGGAATTAGGCGGTTATGATGAAGGCCTCGATATCTGGGGCGGTGAACAATATGAGTTGAGTTTCAAGATTTGGATGTGTGGTGGTGAACTTTTGGATGCGCCCTGTTCACGTGTTGGTCACATCTATAGAGGGCCACGTACTTCACAACCCAGTCCACGAAAAAGCGATTATTTGCACAAA aacTACAAACGTGTCGCTGAGGTGTGGATGGACgaatacaaaacatatttatatgatcATGGTCAGGGTGTATATGAAAACATTGATCCCGGTGATTTAAGCCAACAAAAAGCGATACGTGAAAAACTCAAATGCAAGTCCTTCAAATGGTTCATGGAGGCTGTGGCATTTGATTTGCCTAAAAAATATCCACCTGTTGAGCCGCCCGATTACGCTTTTGGCGCTATACAAAGTGTGGCTGAGCCAACGCTTTGTGTGGATACAATGGGTAAACCGCGTCATTCAAAAATCGGTCTCTATCCGTGTGCACCGAATCTGAAGAAACcgcaaagaaatcaaaattggGCTTTAAGCTGGCACAAAGATTTGCGTTTACGCTTCAAAACCGACTGTTTAGATGTGCAACAGCAACCGCCGAATGCACCCGTATGGCTTTGGGATTGCCACGGTATGGGTGGAAATCAGTTTTGGTATTATGATCGTGCTGAAAAATGGCTTATAGCTGGTAAAGGCAGTGAACGTTGCTTGCAGGCTGCACCGAGTAAACGCGCAATTTATATTAACCGTTGCGATTCCGATGATCCCTATATGAAATGGAATTTCGGTAACGTGAATAACACAGCGTTAGACTTGTTTTTTGTACAAGCGCCGAATAATGCATAG
- the LOC120776412 gene encoding kinesin-like protein KIF18A, whose amino-acid sequence MSTEQTNIKVVVRVRPYNRRELEQNQRQIVKVLDNNTLLFDPDEEDDEFFFQGTKQNYRDITKRVNKKISMDFDRVYDPEATNQQIFEECTSPLVASVLNGYNCSVFVYGATGAGKTFTMLGSETCPGLTFLTMRELFEKIQVQSTTHKFDVGVSYLEVYNELVMNLLTKTGPLKLREDSNGVVVSGLVLKPIYSADELLQLLAQGNSNRTQHPTDANAESSRSHAIFQVHIRMTDRKTGTKRTVKLSMIDLAGSERAASTKGIGVRFKEGASINKSLLALGNCINKLADGMKHIPYRDSNLTRILKDSLGGNCQTLMVANVSMSSLTYEDTYNTLKYASRAKKIRTTLKQNVLKSNMPKDFYIKKVTELMAENERLKAKVTQLEKSSEVTRSYESELKAWYSKIDEVYSTFIKTQEYVIVNQSKIKSMNFREKLKKENIAYNTLLERNSIKSEEMLTASTSGYNKEIARLEEESMRWRRKLHDANKDLEKLKKEIKESKYVEILKKYEKGKDLEVRHSKQDININHISGINAEFLRNSDKLRKAFGMACELLHKSYDDLSTNMQDKYEQLQHFIKTHAYFGQEDYKKDSDEDLEGPTLKITNGKRLHKIANTDGPTSTSTVKRPRLQRTELTNDFDLDIMEDTDSDDCISNFKKPTIKHTIMDETHVLSCVTDDEYSTSTDVSAKKSVAESKETNSLMRKKNFVSNILSEQIAKVPTNNKDRMKNVLLKSKTFNHHGLLKTVAAGVQKENKKFSPGCVRKSPRSIMVKSLATTANIVKRQAVRTANSNDPIVRINRAASFRVKK is encoded by the exons ATGTCAACAgaacaaacaaacattaaagTTGTGGTAAGAGTGCGGCCCTACAATCGAAGGGAGTTGGAACAGAACCAGCGCCAAATTGTCAAGGTTTTGGACAACAACACTCTGCTCTTTGATCCCGATGAAGAGGATGATGAGTTCTTTTTTCAAGGGACAAAACAGAACTATCGGGATATTACAAAACgtgtcaataaaaaaatcagtatGGATTTTGATAGAGTATACGATCCAGAAGCCACAAATCagcaaatttttgaagaatgcACATCACCTTTGGTTGCTTCAGTGTTGAACGG ATACAATTGTTCCGTGTTTGTTTATGGTGCCACTGGAGCAGGGAAGACATTTACAATGCTTGGCAGTGAAACATGTCCTGGTCTAACTTTTCTTACTATGCgtgaactatttgaaaaaatacaagTTCAAAGCACTACTCATAAATTTGATGTAGGCGTAAGCTATTTAGAAGTCTATAACGAATTAGTAATGAACCTTTTGACAAAAACTGGACCATTAAAGCTGCGAGAGGACTCGAATGGTGTAGTTGTTAGTGGGCTCGTTTTAAAACCAATTTATAGTGCCGATGAACTTTTACAACTACTGGCGCAAGGAAACTCAAATCGCACACAACACCCAACCGATGCCAATGCAGAGAGTTCACGTTCTCATGCTATTTTCCAAGTTCATATTCGAATGACAGATCGCAAAACGGGTACAAAACGCACAGTGAAATTATCTATGATTGATTTGGCTGGCAGTGAACGAGCCGCCAGTACAAAAGGAATAGGAGTCCGTTTTAAGGAAGGTGCTAGCATAAATAAAAGTTTACTAGCATTGGGAAATTGCATCAACAAATTGGCCGATGGAATGAAACATATTCCTTACCGCGATTCAAACTTAACACGTATACTGAAGGACTCCCTTGGAGGTAATTGCCAGACATTAATGGTAGCTAATGTTTCAATGAGTTCGTTGACATACGAGGACACCTATAACACGTTAAAA taTGCGAGTCGAGCGAAGAAGATTCGAACAACACTTAAGCAAAATGTGCTCAAATCCAATATGCCTAAAGATTTCTATATAAAGAAAGTTACAGAACTTATGGCTGAAAACGAACGTCTTAAAGCTAAAGTGACTCAGCTTGAAAAATCTTCAGAAGTCACCCGATCTTATGAAAGTGAATTGAAAGCCTGGTATAGCAAGATCGATGAAGTGTATTCAACTTTTATTAAAACACAGGAATATGTTATTGTCAATCAAAGCAAAATCAAGAGTATGAACTTTCGTGAGAAATTGAAGAAGGAAAATATAGCTTACAATACGCTGCTTGAGCGGAATTCCATTAAATCAGAGGAG ATGCTTACTGCTTCCACCTCTGGTTACAATAAAGAAATTGCCAGGCTTGAAGAGGAATCCATGCGCTGGCGTCGAAAGTTACATGATGCAAATAAGGATCTAGAAAAACTGAAGAAGGAAATAAAAGAATCtaaatatgttgaaattttgaaaaaatatgaaaaagggAAAGACTTGGAAGTGCGTCATTCAAAACAAGATATTAACATCAACCACATATCCGGCATAAATGCTGAATTTTTGCGGAATTCAGATAAACTGCGCAAAGCTTTTGGTATGGCATGCGAATTACTACATAAGTCGTATGATGATCTCAGTACAAATATGCAAGATAAATACGAACAATtacaacattttataaaaacacaTGCATATTTTGGTCAAGAGGATTACAAAAAGGACAGCGATGAAGATTTGGAAGGTCCAACACTAAAGATAACAAATGGAAAACGGTTACATAAAATTGCTAACACTGATGGGCCCACATCCACAAGCACTGTAAAAAGACCTCGTTTGCAACGAACAGAGTTGACGAATGACTTTGACTTAGATATTATGGAGGACACGGATTCTGATGACTGCATTAGTAATTTCAAAAAACCTACAATCAAACATACGATTATGGATGAAACACATGTGTTGTCGTGCGTCACAGATGATGAGTACAGTACGAGTACGGATGTGAGTGCGAAAAAGTCAGTAGCAGAAAGCAAGGAAACCAACAGCTTAATgagaaaaaagaattttgttaGTAATATATTATCGGAGCAAATAGCTAAAGTGCCAACGAACAACAAGGATCGAATGAAGAATG tATTGTTGAAATCAAAGACATTTAATCATCATGGGCTTTTAAAGACTGTAGCGGCTGGCGtacaaaaggaaaataaaaaattcagtcCTGGTTGCGTACGTAAAAGTCCGCGTAGTATTATGGTTAAAT cGCTTGCGACAACAGCGAATATTGTGAAACGACAAGCAGTGCGCACAGCTAATAGCAATGATCCTATCGTTCGAATAAATCGCGCTGCCTCTTTTAGAGTTAAGAAATAG
- the LOC120778553 gene encoding N-acetylgalactosaminyltransferase 6-like, whose amino-acid sequence MRYSHYINVVRLLIFLITGAALFLLVNQWIYTREALEGIEIELIQKTPYWQRSHKRELKDWHDVEAMAGDAARSGLGEHGKPAYITNLSKRTLERELSKKNGFNALLSDMISVNRSLPDIRDQGCQKLKYFADLPTVSIVIPFYNEHFSALVRSLHSIINRTPAELIKEIILVDDFSDVTNLKKPLDEYVEQNFPKVEILRFRKRQGLIAARLAGAVKAVADVLVFMDAHVEVNYNWLPPLLHEIVLNKRTAVCPMIDVIEDATFEYTAQDEGARGAFDWILDYKRLPLLESAKKNRTKPFENPIMAGGLFAISREWFWELDGYDDGLDIWGGEQYELSFKIWMCGGRLLDVPCSRVGHIFRSENWTGVSEDRKEDYLHKNYKRVAEVWMDDYKNYLYKHARGVYEKLDAGDLTKQLALREKLHCKSFKWFIENVAFDLVKTYPPKGTTDFAYGQVRSVGAPKFCLDTLGRPDYRIVGVKDCEATSIFPSRRQDWSLSEDHDLRMRGEEYCLQTADHKPNSQVLLYDCSYGNKNQLWYYNRRRKWLVYGAKRLFCLEARPASRHVVVNRCRTNFPLMQWDFVHVNDTLLDTYFETMP is encoded by the exons atgcGCTATTCACATTATATAAATGTCGTACGATTGCTAATATTTCTAATAACCGGCGCGGCGTTATTTCTGCTCGTTAATCAATGGATCTACACAAGAGAAGCGCTGGAGGGGATCGAAATtgaattaatacaaaaaacacCGTATTGGCAGCGAAGCCACAAAAGAGAACTGAAGGATTGGCATGACGTCGAAGCCATGGCAGGCGATGCAGCACGAAGTGGATTAGGCGAACATGGGAAACCTGCGTATATAACGAATCTTTCAAAGCGGACGTTAGAGCGTGAATTAAGCAAGAAGAACGGATTTAATGCTTTGCTGTCTGATATGATTTCTGTCAATCGGTCGTTGCCTGATATACGTGATCAGGG CTGCCAAAAGTTGAAATATTTCGCAGATTTACCCACCGTCAGTATAGTAATACCGTTCTACAATGAACACTTTAGCGCCTTGGTGCGTTCTTTACACAGCATCATCAACCGTACACCAGCCGAATTGATTAAAGAAATAATACTCGTCGATGATTTCAGTGATGTTACTAATTTGAAAAAACCACTCGACGAGTATGTGGAGCAAAATTTTCCTAAAGTGGAAATTTTACGCTTTCGTAAGCGGCAAGGGCTCATCGCAGCGCGCCTAGCTGGTGCTGTTAAGGCTGTCGCTGATGTGCTGGTTTTTATGGACGCACATGTGGAGGTCAATTACAATTggttgccaccgctgctgcatGAAATAGTTTTGAACAAACGCACCGCGGTATGCCCCATGATCGATGTGATTGAGGACGCTACTTTCGAGTATACTGCACAAGATGAGGGTGCACGTGGCGCTTTCGATTGGATACTTGACTATAAACGACTGCCGTTGCTCGAAAGTGCTAAGAAGAATCGCACAAAACCATTCGAGAACCCAATCATGGCGGGTGGTTTATTCGCGATATCAAGGGAATGGTTTTGGGAGTTGGACGGTTATGATGACGGTTTGGACATTTGGGGTGGTGAACAGTATGAGTTGAGTTTTAAGATTTGGATGTGTGGTGGTCGTTTATTGGACGTGCCATGCTCGCGTGTCGGTCACATTTTTCGCAGTGAAAATTGGACTGGCGTATCGGAAGATCGCAAAGAAGATTACTTGCATAAG AATTACAAACGCGTTGCGGAGGTGTGGATGGACGATTACAAGAACTATCTATACAAGCATGCGCGCGGTGTATATGAAAAACTTGATGCGGGTGATTTAACGAAGCAACTCGCTTTGCGTGAGAAATTGCATTGCAAGTCATTCAAGTGGTTTATCGAAAATGTCGCCTTTGACTTGGTGAAAACATACCCACCCAAAGGCACCACCGATTTCGCTTATGGTCAGGTGAGAAGTGTGGGCGCGCCGAAATTTTGTCTCGACACCTTAGGCCGACCCGATTACAGAATCGTTGGAGTTAAAGATTGCGAAGCGACAAGCATATTCCCAAGTCGGAGACAAGACTGGTCGCTAAGTGAAGACCATGACCTGCGTATGCGTGGCGAAGAATATTGCCTACAAACGGCTGACCATAAACCAAATTCTCAAGTCTTGCTTTATGATTGCAGTTATGGCAATAAGAATCAATTATGGTATTACAATCGTCGGCGTAAGTGGCTGGTTTATGGTGCAAAAAGACTGTTTTGTCTGGAGGCTCGCCCCGCATCCAGGCATGTTGTAGTCAATAGGTGTCGCACGAATTTTCCATTAATGCAATGGGACTTTGTTCATGTTAATGACACTTTGTTGGATACCTATTTCGAAACTATGCCATAG
- the LOC120776583 gene encoding uncharacterized protein LOC120776583, with protein sequence MAAMDKIDSDILKVINSLECSKKQCLHCKDGIAAITSTIRNTLLEINDIQERNQERRHGELVALFEKYFKNDQIKTFGTSANVSLEDSEGSSNSLNSEHFVKDVKQLQFDVQAEKIAVSKTQKNKQSVNVRKRRVSLTENITQATPSKNFTGETNNLKGDPISCTSPTERVNVKANQRDELIAMREKMLAIQRRKMEDRERRKRESSAM encoded by the coding sequence ATGGCAGCAATGGACAAAATTGATAGCGATatattaaaagttataaattcTTTGGAATGTTCTAAAAAACAATGCCTCCATTGTAAAGATGGTATTGCAGCCATAACAAGTACTATTCGAAATACTCTGTTGGAAATTAATGACATTCAGGAGCGAAATCAGGAACGTCGCCATGGAGAGCTTGTGGCATTGtttgaaaagtatttcaaaaatgatCAGATTAAAACTTTTGGAACATCTGCGAATGTAAGTTTAGAAGATTCAGAAGGTTCTTCCAATTCGTTGAACAGCGAACATTTCGTTAAGGATGTAAAACAGCTACAATTTGACGTGCAAGCTGAAAAAATTGCTGTTTCGAAGACACAGAAAAATAAACAATCTGTGAATGTACGAAAGCGTCGTGTAAGTTTAACAGAAAACATTACGCAAGCAACACCATCGAAAAATTTCACGGGGGAAACCAACAATTTAAAAGGGGATCCCATATCATGTACTAGTCCAACAGAAAGGGTAAATGTGAAAGCAAATCAAAGAGATGAACTTATTGCAATGCGTGAAAAAATGCTTGCCATTCAGCGACGAAAAATGGAGGATCGGGAACGTAGGAAACGTGAGAGTAGTGCAATgtag
- the LOC120776582 gene encoding protein FAM76A has protein sequence MSSVLFACSKCFSRHPFEELSAGQQLCKNCRGNSSVVKCTYCRTEFQPTSKNQTACKKCEHCLNKYGKPNACECCKIVAAFGNSKCIRCATYEAKYGPPIQCDECKQRCAFDKRDENKKVNGKLLCWLCTSSFKRALLKAQQEGRISAKKRQHEKSHRESSASGKKSSRPSADIKSSGAVGGSGSSNAIASSSTDMPEKISRTGSGGSGGSGSGNGSGMGLSSIAAPAVITIDPNSADHVVAMTNLKERIASLEKRLQQKDKELLEKDKLLTELKGKNFEKEIEMRNKLKEVDRLHDMKVENLNRKVSSLLKELAAVKKSSKKNGTSGGANAKERQSEREKRENLSPKEEIVEEEQSREKEVKEEKIDKDELKSDEEQETEEKRSVGSGSNSPVTN, from the exons ATGAGTTCTGTGTTATTTGCTTGCTCAAAATGTTTCTCAAGACATCCATTTGAGGAATTGTCTGCAGGTCAACAGCTATGCAAG AATTGCCGAGGAAATAGCTCCGTTGTTAAATGTACTTATTGTCGCACTGAATTCCAACCAACAAG CAAGAATCAGACAGCCTGTAAAAAATGTGAGCATTGTCTTAACAAGTATGGCAAACCAAATGCCTGTGAATGTTGCAAAATTGTAGCGGCGTTCGGAAACTCAAAATGTATAAG ATGTGCAACCTACGAAGCGAAATATGGCCCACCGATACAATGTGATGAATGCAAACAGCGATGTGCTTTCGATAAACGTGACGAGAACAAAAAG GTGAATGGTAAATTGCTTTGTTGGCTGTGTACCAGTTCATTTAAGCGCGCTCTACTTAAGGCTCAACAAGAAGGACGAATATCGGCTAAAAAACGACAACATGAGAAATCTCATCGCGAGAGTTCAGCATCAGGCAAAAAATCGTCTCGACCTTCAGCTGATATCAAAAGTAGTGGCGCCGTTGGTGGGAGTGGAAGTAGTAATGCTATTGCATCTTCAAGCACTGATATGCCTGAAAAAATAAGTCGTACAGGATCTGGCGGAAGTGGTGGCAGTGGCAGTGGTAACGGCTCTGGAATGGGATTAAGTTCTATTGCAGCACCAGCAGTTATAACAATTGATCCCAATTCAGCGGATCATGTCGTAGCAATGACAAATTTAAAAGAACGTATCGCCAGTTTGGAAAAACGTCTACAACAAAAGGATAAAGAATTATTGGAAAAAGATAAATTA TTGACAGAGCTGAAAGGCAAGAACTTCGAAAAGGAAATCGAAATGCGCAACAAGTTGAAGGAAGTTGATAGGTTACATGATATGAAAGTAGAGAATCTTAATCGTAAAGTTAGTAGTCTCTTAAAAGAATTAGCTGCGGTTAAGAAGAGCTCAAAGAAGAATGGAACAAGTGGCGGTGCAAACGCTAAGGAGCGTCAAAGTGAACGTGAAAAACGGGAAAATCTTTCACCCAAAGAGGAGATTGTTGAGGAGGAGCAATCACGTGAAAAGGAAGTAAAAGAGGAAAAGATAGATAAAGACGAACTTAAAAGTGACGAAGAACAAGAAACCGAAGAAAAGAGGAGTGTGGGTTCTGGTTCTAATAGCCCGGTAACAAATTGA
- the LOC120776415 gene encoding ribosome-recycling factor, mitochondrial, with amino-acid sequence MYTRRVFSILRNLSTRDLHLGNLHFSPIFPGTSNAFKALPLARVPQAQSTFINTLQIRGYAKSKDKKKEKGKKAGKVEINEAQLREVINFDAVNDHMQKAVQQMRDDFVKHLSLRSTSGAIESLRVHIDGAEHELQELAQISRKNPKTIVVNMIAFPQTIPDVLKAIANSGMNLNPQQDGTTIFIPIPKVTKEHRENLSKNAKTLFIKYRDLIRDIQNNTIKKLKKQSDISKDDIFAIQTQVTAIADKYIAEADKLLATKQKELIGES; translated from the coding sequence ATGTACACAAGAAGAGTTTTCTCGATTTTACGGAATTTGTCAACGCGTGATTTGCATTTgggaaatttacatttttctccAATTTTCCCAGGCACAAGCAATGCTTTTAAGGCCTTGCCCTTGGCTAGGGTACCACAAGCACAGTCAACCTTTATAAATACCTTACAGATACGAGGTTATGCAAAAAGCAAAGATAAGAAAAAGGAGAAAGGTAAAAAAGCGGGGAAAGTTGAAATCAATGAAGCACAGCTTCGCGAAGTTATAAATTTTGATGCCGTAAACGATCATATGCAGAAAGCAGTGCAACAGATGCGAGACGATTTTGTTAAACATTTGTCACTGCGTTCAACATCAGGCGCTATAGAAAGTCTGCGTGTGCATATCGACGGTGCTGAACATGAGTTACAAGAACTTGcacaaatttcaagaaaaaatccCAAAACTATTGTTGTTAATATGATTGCTTTCCCTCAAACTATACCTGATGTTTTAAAAGCAATTGCAAATAGTGGCATGAATCTTAATCCACAACAGGATGGAACTACTATATTTATTCCTATACCGAAAGTCACAAAGGAACATCGTGAAAACCtatcgaaaaatgcaaaaactctTTTCATCAAGTATCGTGATTTAATTCGAGACATACAAAATaacactataaaaaaattaaagaaacaaagTGATATATCTAAAGATGATATTTTCGCTATTCAAACACAAGTAACCGCTATAGCTGACAAATACATAGCAGAAGCTGATAAATTACTTGCAACGAAACAAAAAGAGCTAATTGGCGAATCATAG